In a genomic window of Rhopalosiphum maidis isolate BTI-1 chromosome 4, ASM367621v3, whole genome shotgun sequence:
- the LOC113555901 gene encoding lachesin-like encodes MYSTKVTVMTFLVAIFAVSPLQSSEEKYNPQQQKKQVSDFLVRPFFDTSVSSNITTQLGGHAYMPCRVKQLGNKSVSWIRRRDSHILTIDWLLFIADDRFRIFLVEPTCTWTLQIKYVQPRDAGIYECQINTSPKMSHLVQLNVVVPKIEIMGESDIHVMEGSSVSLKCVIRQSVRDPDYIFWYQNNKRVLDYGKGAKVISSERLDANTMVATLTINNAVRHDSGNYTCQPSNLDSASAYLHVLNGEHPAAIQRGHSSGTQIPIRLLGPLSAVLGLSSSHSTRAALLTTAFAVDLAVRTLYSMIV; translated from the exons aaAAATACAACCCTCAGCAGCAGAAAAAACAGGTGTCCGATTTTTTGGTCAGGCCGTTTTTCGACACGTCCGTATCGTCCAACATCACCACGCAACTGGGTGGTCACGCTTACATGCCTTGCAGGGTCAAGCAGCTCGGTAACAAGTCG GTGTCATGGATACGGCGGCGGGACTCGCACATACTCACCATTGATTGGTTGTTGTTTATCGCCGACGATAGATTCCGGATATTTCTAGTAGAGCCCACGTGTACGTGGACGTTgcagataaaatatgtacagcCCAGGGACGCTGGCATTTACGAATGCCAAATTAATACATCACCTAAAATGAGCCATTTGGTTCAGCTCAATGTCGTAG TGCCAAAGATCGAGATCATGGGCGAGTCGGACATCCACGTGATGGAGGGCAGCTCGGTGAGCCTGAAGTGCGTGATCCGGCAGAGCGTCCGGGACCCGGACTACATATTCTGGTACCAGAACAACAAGCGGGTGCTGGACTACGGCAAGGGCGCCAAGGTGATCAGCAGCGAGCGGTTGGACGCCAACACGATGGTGGCCACGTTGACCATCAACAACGCGGTGCGGCACGACTCGGGCAACTACACGTGTCAGCCGTCCAATTTGGACTCGGCCAGCGCATACCTGCACGTCTTGAACG GCGAACATCCGGCCGCCATACAACGGGGACACAGTTCCGGCACTCAGATACCCATCCGCCTGTTGGGACCTCTCTCGGCCGTGTTGGGGCTCAGCTCCAGCCACTCGACGAGGGCCGCCCTGCTGACGACCGCGTTCGCCGTCGACCTGGCCGTCCGGACGCTGTACTCGATGATCGTCTAA